One Nostoc punctiforme PCC 73102 DNA window includes the following coding sequences:
- a CDS encoding type I secretion system permease/ATPase has product MASRENSKTDSQATSELKILDNESLRLKVLASLPWNQPPLCWLTPEQQSQLENECQTRQYRLGEKIWSNDVGRYQFLVVAGKVRLREEGVGKPLAALDVGDWFGALQKLSADFKAVAASKEVVVVCWDTALWTEFSNPQIQEFWQVLPVDMEGERETFSFSSNPSVTVSDGTSSPHSLQPQKRLPAANLIISNYPFVASWNTAAACLTMVAQQLENSVQLEWVQRQLRGQRPKQVVEAGEKLGLVMRRLQVSWGELRQLSFPALLLWNSDSPQSPSWVVAYGVKGDRLIIANPLNPDRICESLPQSIVEASWDGRLWQVELISKQETFNLSWFTPAVWKYKGLLTEVLLASFTLQLLGLTTPLITQVVIDKVMVQGSLPTLDVMAIALLCVAIFESVLGILRLFIFTHTARRLDLSLSAQLFRHLMRLPLAYFESRRVGDTVARVQELEQIRQFLTGTALTVILDSIFAVVYLALMFYYNVPLTFVALAVLPLFATLTIVATPILRNWLNETFNRSADSQSFLVETITGIHSVKAHAAEPVARDRWEGLFARFIRTGFKASTTSNISSNIGDFLTNFSTMLILWFGAKLVIEQKLTIGQLVAFQMLSGRVTGPLLRLVQLWQTLQQVLLSVDRIGDILNVSPEAELGTGLVLPPLKGQVTFEQVFFRYRPNFEAILRGISFNAEPGQFVGIVGRSGSGKSTLSKLLQRLYQIESGRILIDGFDIKSADLASLRQQVSVVLQEDFLFNGSILENITLGTPDITAEQVVEAARLAVAHDFISQLPYGYETNVGERGTALSGGQRQRIALARLFLSQAPILVLDEATSALDSETEQQVLQNLQKVSANRTVFLIAHRFAPLKRADLILVLEQGVIAERGTHSELLQQKGLYWSLYQRQQANI; this is encoded by the coding sequence ATGGCTAGCAGAGAAAATTCAAAAACTGACAGTCAAGCTACAAGTGAGTTAAAAATTCTGGATAATGAATCTTTACGATTAAAAGTGCTAGCTTCTTTGCCTTGGAATCAGCCGCCGCTATGCTGGCTGACTCCCGAGCAACAATCCCAATTGGAAAATGAGTGTCAAACTCGTCAGTATCGTTTGGGAGAAAAAATTTGGTCAAACGATGTCGGCCGTTACCAATTCTTAGTTGTGGCTGGAAAAGTTCGCTTACGAGAAGAGGGAGTTGGCAAACCTTTGGCAGCCCTAGATGTGGGAGATTGGTTTGGTGCTTTACAAAAGCTGTCTGCGGATTTTAAAGCTGTAGCTGCTAGCAAAGAAGTAGTAGTAGTGTGTTGGGATACAGCCCTGTGGACAGAATTTTCTAACCCACAAATTCAGGAATTTTGGCAAGTCTTACCAGTGGATATGGAGGGAGAAAGAGAGACATTTTCCTTCTCTTCCAATCCTTCAGTAACAGTCTCAGATGGGACTTCCAGCCCTCACAGCCTCCAACCCCAAAAACGACTCCCAGCCGCGAATTTAATCATCTCAAATTATCCATTTGTTGCTAGCTGGAACACTGCTGCTGCTTGTTTAACAATGGTGGCGCAACAGCTAGAAAACTCTGTGCAGCTGGAATGGGTGCAACGTCAACTCAGAGGACAACGCCCAAAACAGGTTGTGGAAGCAGGAGAAAAGTTAGGGTTAGTGATGCGGCGGTTACAAGTGAGTTGGGGTGAGTTGCGACAACTGTCATTTCCAGCTTTACTGTTGTGGAATTCTGACTCACCCCAGAGTCCATCCTGGGTGGTAGCTTATGGAGTTAAGGGTGATCGCTTAATTATCGCTAACCCTCTAAATCCCGATCGCATTTGTGAAAGCTTACCACAGTCCATAGTTGAGGCATCGTGGGATGGACGATTGTGGCAAGTAGAACTCATATCTAAACAAGAAACATTTAACCTTAGTTGGTTCACCCCAGCAGTTTGGAAGTATAAGGGATTACTAACAGAAGTATTATTAGCATCTTTTACCTTGCAGCTTTTGGGGTTAACAACACCACTAATTACGCAAGTAGTTATTGATAAAGTAATGGTGCAGGGGAGTTTGCCGACTCTTGATGTTATGGCGATCGCACTTCTTTGTGTAGCCATATTTGAGTCCGTACTTGGCATTCTGCGCCTATTCATCTTTACCCATACAGCCCGTCGTCTGGATTTAAGTTTATCAGCACAGTTATTTCGCCATCTGATGCGTCTGCCTTTGGCTTATTTTGAGTCGCGGCGCGTTGGAGACACAGTAGCACGAGTCCAGGAACTCGAACAAATTCGTCAGTTCCTCACAGGTACAGCATTAACTGTGATTCTAGATAGCATCTTTGCTGTGGTGTACCTAGCATTGATGTTTTACTACAACGTCCCACTCACCTTTGTGGCTTTAGCAGTACTGCCGCTATTTGCGACTTTGACGATAGTTGCAACACCAATTCTGCGTAACTGGCTCAACGAAACTTTTAACCGGAGTGCCGATAGTCAATCCTTTTTAGTAGAGACAATCACGGGGATTCATTCCGTTAAAGCCCATGCAGCAGAACCAGTAGCCCGCGATCGCTGGGAAGGCTTATTTGCTCGCTTCATCCGCACAGGTTTTAAAGCCTCTACCACCTCCAATATCAGCAGCAACATTGGTGACTTTCTCACTAATTTTTCCACCATGCTGATTCTCTGGTTTGGAGCCAAATTAGTCATCGAACAAAAGCTCACAATCGGACAGCTAGTTGCCTTTCAAATGCTATCTGGCAGAGTCACGGGCCCACTTTTGCGCTTAGTACAGTTATGGCAGACCCTCCAACAAGTGCTACTTTCTGTAGATCGCATTGGTGATATTCTCAACGTCTCCCCAGAAGCTGAACTGGGAACGGGGCTAGTTTTACCACCACTGAAAGGACAAGTCACCTTCGAGCAAGTATTTTTCCGCTACCGTCCCAACTTTGAAGCAATTCTGAGGGGAATCTCTTTCAATGCTGAACCAGGGCAATTTGTTGGCATTGTCGGACGTAGCGGTTCTGGGAAAAGTACCCTATCTAAGCTATTGCAACGTCTCTATCAGATTGAATCAGGACGCATTCTTATTGATGGTTTTGATATAAAAAGCGCCGATTTAGCCTCACTGCGGCAACAAGTTAGTGTAGTTCTCCAAGAAGACTTTTTATTCAACGGTTCCATTTTGGAAAATATCACTCTCGGTACTCCCGACATTACCGCAGAGCAAGTGGTAGAGGCGGCAAGACTAGCAGTAGCACACGACTTCATCAGTCAATTACCCTACGGTTACGAAACCAATGTGGGTGAACGCGGTACAGCTTTATCTGGCGGACAAAGACAACGTATTGCCCTCGCAAGATTATTTCTTTCCCAAGCGCCGATTTTAGTTTTAGATGAAGCTACCAGCGCTTTGGATAGTGAAACCGAACAACAAGTACTACAAAACCTGCAAAAAGTTTCCGCTAACCGTACCGTGTTTCTGATTGCTCACCGCTTTGCCCCTCTCAAACGCGCTGATTTGATTTTGGTATTAGAACAAGGCGTGATTGCCGAACGTGGGACTCACTCAGAGTTATTGCAACAAAAGGGTTTGTATTGGTCACTATATCAACGCCAGCAAGCAAACATTTAG
- a CDS encoding peptidylprolyl isomerase, whose product MESLSFLTINDQIISIEEAVKYLQASGKLGQFIGDILRQHVIEEEIRTRDDIEIGTAITEQAIIDFRLKNQLTDPQSFQEWLKTNNTDYATFHTSVTFGYKLEKLKAVVTEPKIQEYFIERKIFLDRIVLSRIVVNNRELADELQTQIEEGGSFEQLAKEYSLSDDRIVNGMMGIVSRGSMPDILRAAIDVASPGQLIGPIEIVGKDSPQGEGPYGLFRVEQFLPASLEDTQLKQALQNELFEKWLAEKIQKLTVKLQVS is encoded by the coding sequence ATGGAATCTTTATCATTTTTGACAATTAATGACCAAATAATTTCTATTGAGGAAGCTGTAAAGTACCTGCAAGCCTCTGGAAAATTGGGGCAGTTCATTGGAGATATTCTCCGCCAGCACGTAATTGAGGAAGAAATCCGAACACGAGACGATATTGAAATTGGTACAGCGATAACCGAACAGGCCATTATTGACTTTAGACTGAAAAATCAACTAACTGATCCCCAAAGTTTTCAAGAATGGTTAAAAACCAATAACACAGATTACGCCACATTTCACACATCAGTTACTTTTGGTTACAAGTTAGAAAAGCTGAAAGCTGTAGTTACGGAACCAAAAATCCAAGAATATTTTATTGAACGCAAAATCTTTTTGGATCGGATAGTACTATCTCGGATAGTTGTTAATAATCGAGAATTGGCAGACGAACTACAAACCCAAATTGAAGAAGGAGGTAGTTTTGAGCAACTAGCTAAAGAGTATTCACTTTCAGATGACCGAATTGTGAACGGCATGATGGGAATAGTCAGCCGAGGAAGTATGCCGGATATATTACGGGCTGCTATTGATGTGGCAAGTCCTGGACAATTAATAGGACCAATAGAAATCGTTGGCAAAGACTCTCCCCAAGGAGAAGGACCTTATGGTTTGTTTCGAGTAGAACAATTTCTGCCAGCGTCTTTAGAAGATACTCAACTCAAGCAAGCACTACAAAATGAGTTATTTGAGAAATGGCTAGCAGAGAAAATTCAAAAACTGACAGTCAAGCTACAAGTGAGTTAA